A genomic window from Triticum urartu cultivar G1812 chromosome 7, Tu2.1, whole genome shotgun sequence includes:
- the LOC125523192 gene encoding xyloglucan endotransglucosylase protein 7-like, translating into MASSPRRTVVCSVLPLLLLLAGAARAAGNFYQDVDITWGDGRGKIVGGGDVLTLSLDRASGSGFQSKNQYLYGRFDMQIKLVPGDSAGTVATFYLSSQGSAHDEIDFEFLGNASGQPYTVHTNVYSQGKGGREQQFRMWFDPTADFHTYSVVWNPTHILFYVDGTPIREHRNREAATGVAYPRSQAMRVYASVWDAEEWATQGGRVRTDWSRAPFVASYKGFAASGCASQDAAACARSNGAWMYQELDATALDRLQWVQKNYMIYNYCTDTWRFKDGAPPECATK; encoded by the exons ATGGCGTCGAGTCCCAGGAGAACAGTCGTGTGCTCGGTGCTgccactgctgctgctgcttgccgGCGCGGCCCGCGCGGCGGGTAACTTCTACCAGGACGTGGACATCACGTGGGGCGACGGGCGCGGCAagatcgtcggcggcggcgacgtCCTGACGCTGTCCCTCGACAGGGCCTCCGGCTCCGGGTTCCAGTCCAAGAACCAGTACCTGTACGGCCGCTTCGACATGCAGATCAAGCTCGTCCCCGGCGACTCCGCCGGCACCGTCGCCACTTTCTAC CTGTCGTCGCAGGGGTCGGCGCACGACGAGATCGACTTCGAGTTCCTGGGGAACGCGAGCGGGCAGCCCTACACGGTGCACACCAACGTGTACAGCCAGGGCAAGGGCGGCCGGGAGCAGCAGTTCCGCATGTGGTTCGACCCCACCGCCGACTTCCACACCTACTCCGTCGTCTGGAACCCCACGCACATCCT GTTCTACGTGGACGGGACGCCGATCCGGGAGCACCGGAACCGGGAGGCGGCGACGGGGGTGGCGTACCCGCGGAGCCAGGCGATGCGGGTGTACGCCAGCGTGTGGGACGCGGAGGAGTGGGCGACGCAGGGCGGGCGGGTGAGGACGGACTGGTCGCGGGCGCCCTTCGTGGCGTCGTACAAGGGCTTCGCCGCGAGCGGGTGCGCGTCGCAGGACGCGGCGGCGTGCGCCAGGTCCAACGGCGCGTGGATGTACCAGGAGCTGGACGCCACCGCGCTGGACCGACTCCAGTGGGTGCAGAAGAACTACATGATCTACAACTACTGCACGGACACCTGGAGGTTCAAGGACGGCGCTCCGCCCGAGTGCGCCACCAAGTAG